The Microbacterium sp. LWO12-1.2 genome includes a window with the following:
- the gcvP gene encoding aminomethyl-transferring glycine dehydrogenase, which translates to MLDALGVTSPLEDGSPVDALMRQAVPSAIFTDAGESVIPRAASETEALAELRALASRNAVNRPMIGLGYYGTITPQVIQRNVLENPSWYTAYTPYQPEISQGRLEALINFQTMVSELTGLSTANASMLDESTAVVEGMLLARRASKSTSNVFAVDTDALPQTKALLATRADAVGIELVAVDIAAGEELPAELFGVFVQYPGASGNVWNPSAVIDAAHLVGGLAVVAADLLALTLIASPGSLGADVAVGTTQRFGVPMGFGGPHAGYMAVRAGLERQLPGRLVGVSVDADGKPAYRLSLQTREQHIRREKATSNICTAQVLLAVMASMYAVYHGPDGLREIARQVADKTLRLRDWLIEAGVEVAHDAFFDTVQVRVPGRAAEYAAQAHDGYGILLHVADADTISIAVDETTTFGELHQVAMVFGGQQQRAFGWFESGSRGALPEALLRQDEYLTHPVFHAHRSETAMMRYLKSLADRDYALDRGMIPLGSCTMKLNAATEMAAITWPEFAGIHPFAPASDVAGYLELIDQLETWLAEVTGYDAVSLQPNAGSQGELAGLLAIRGYHLANGDAQRTVCLIPSSAHGTNAASAVLAGMKVVVVACDELGNVDLDDLRAKIAAHAESLSALMITYPSTHGVYEQDVVEITSAVHDAGGQVYVDGANLNALLGYARFGDLGGDVSHLNLHKTFAIPHGGGGPGVGPVAAKAHLAPFLPAHPLAQRAEHAGGFVFEGGAVSAAPYGSAGILPISWAYVRMMGADGLRRATAAAVLSANYIAVRLGEHYPVLYAGEDGRVAHECILDLRPLKEATGITVDDVAKRLIDYGFHAPTMSFPVAGTLMVEPTESEDLAEIERFIEAMIMIKAEADAVAAGRWPADDNPLVHAPHTAVSLIAGEWNHAYTREDAAYPVHALVAGKYWPPVRRIDQAYGDRNLVCACPPIEAFA; encoded by the coding sequence ATGCTGGACGCACTCGGGGTCACCTCTCCGCTCGAGGATGGGAGCCCGGTCGACGCGCTCATGCGCCAGGCCGTGCCGTCCGCGATCTTCACCGACGCAGGGGAGTCCGTGATCCCGCGCGCTGCCAGCGAGACAGAGGCGCTCGCCGAGCTCCGTGCGCTCGCCTCGCGCAACGCGGTGAACCGGCCGATGATCGGCCTCGGGTACTACGGCACGATCACCCCGCAGGTGATCCAGCGCAACGTGCTCGAGAACCCTTCCTGGTACACGGCGTACACGCCCTACCAGCCGGAGATCTCGCAGGGACGCCTGGAGGCGCTCATCAACTTCCAGACCATGGTGTCCGAGCTCACCGGGCTGTCGACGGCGAACGCCTCGATGCTCGACGAGTCGACGGCCGTGGTCGAGGGCATGCTGCTCGCCCGTCGCGCCTCGAAGTCGACGTCGAACGTGTTCGCGGTCGACACCGACGCTCTCCCGCAGACCAAGGCCCTGTTGGCCACACGCGCCGACGCCGTGGGTATCGAGCTCGTGGCGGTCGACATCGCGGCAGGTGAAGAGCTCCCGGCGGAGCTGTTCGGTGTGTTCGTGCAGTACCCCGGCGCATCCGGCAACGTGTGGAACCCGTCGGCCGTGATCGACGCCGCGCACCTCGTGGGCGGGCTGGCCGTCGTCGCCGCCGACCTGCTCGCGCTGACGCTGATCGCCTCGCCAGGCTCGCTCGGTGCCGATGTCGCGGTCGGCACGACGCAGCGTTTCGGAGTGCCGATGGGCTTCGGCGGCCCGCATGCCGGATACATGGCCGTGCGCGCCGGACTCGAGCGTCAGCTCCCCGGTCGCCTGGTCGGGGTGTCGGTCGATGCCGACGGCAAGCCGGCCTACCGCCTCTCGCTGCAGACGCGCGAGCAGCACATCCGCCGCGAGAAGGCCACGTCGAACATCTGCACCGCCCAGGTGCTGCTCGCCGTGATGGCGTCGATGTACGCCGTCTACCATGGGCCGGATGGATTGCGTGAGATCGCGCGTCAGGTGGCCGACAAGACTCTGCGGCTCCGCGATTGGCTCATCGAGGCTGGTGTCGAGGTCGCGCACGACGCTTTCTTCGACACCGTGCAGGTGCGCGTGCCCGGACGTGCGGCGGAGTATGCCGCGCAGGCGCACGACGGCTACGGCATCCTGCTGCACGTCGCGGATGCCGACACGATCAGCATCGCGGTCGATGAGACCACCACTTTCGGCGAGCTGCATCAGGTCGCCATGGTGTTCGGAGGCCAGCAGCAGCGGGCGTTCGGCTGGTTCGAGAGCGGCTCACGTGGCGCCCTGCCCGAGGCGCTGCTCCGCCAGGACGAGTACCTGACACACCCGGTCTTCCACGCCCACCGCAGCGAGACCGCCATGATGCGGTATCTCAAGAGCCTCGCCGACCGTGACTACGCCCTCGACCGGGGCATGATCCCGCTGGGGTCGTGCACCATGAAGCTCAACGCCGCGACCGAGATGGCAGCGATCACGTGGCCCGAGTTCGCGGGCATCCACCCCTTCGCGCCGGCGTCCGATGTGGCGGGCTATCTCGAACTGATCGATCAGCTCGAGACCTGGCTCGCCGAGGTCACGGGATACGACGCGGTCTCGCTGCAGCCGAACGCCGGCTCGCAGGGGGAGCTCGCCGGGCTCCTCGCGATCCGCGGATACCACCTCGCGAACGGCGACGCCCAGCGCACGGTGTGCCTCATCCCGTCGTCCGCGCACGGCACGAACGCCGCCTCTGCGGTGCTTGCCGGCATGAAGGTCGTCGTGGTCGCGTGCGATGAGCTCGGCAACGTGGATCTCGACGATCTGCGTGCCAAGATCGCTGCGCACGCCGAGTCGCTGTCTGCGCTGATGATCACGTACCCGTCCACGCACGGCGTGTACGAGCAGGACGTGGTCGAGATCACCTCCGCGGTGCACGACGCCGGCGGGCAGGTCTACGTCGACGGCGCGAACCTCAATGCGCTGCTCGGCTACGCGCGCTTCGGCGACCTCGGGGGCGATGTCTCGCACCTCAACCTGCACAAGACCTTCGCAATCCCGCACGGCGGCGGGGGACCTGGCGTGGGGCCGGTGGCCGCCAAGGCGCACCTCGCGCCGTTCCTGCCCGCGCACCCGCTCGCGCAGCGCGCGGAGCATGCCGGTGGCTTCGTGTTCGAGGGCGGCGCCGTCTCGGCCGCTCCCTACGGCTCCGCCGGGATCCTGCCGATCTCCTGGGCCTATGTGCGCATGATGGGCGCCGACGGTCTGCGCCGGGCGACAGCCGCTGCCGTCCTCTCGGCGAACTACATCGCGGTGCGGCTCGGCGAGCACTATCCGGTGCTCTACGCCGGCGAGGACGGGCGGGTCGCGCACGAGTGCATCCTCGACCTGCGTCCGCTCAAGGAAGCCACGGGCATCACGGTGGACGACGTCGCGAAGCGTCTGATCGACTACGGCTTCCACGCGCCGACCATGTCGTTCCCCGTCGCGGGCACGCTGATGGTCGAGCCGACCGAATCCGAGGATCTGGCGGAGATCGAACGGTTCATCGAGGCCATGATCATGATCAAGGCCGAGGCGGATGCCGTGGCAGCCGGCCGTTGGCCTGCGGATGACAACCCGCTCGTGCACGCACCTCACACCGCCGTCTCGTTGATCGCGGGGGAGTGGAACCACGCCTACACCCGCGAGGACGCCGCCTACCCTGTGCACGCACTCGTCGCCGGCAAGTACTGGCCACCTGTGCGCCGTATCGATCAGGCGTACGGCGACCGCAACCTGGTGTGCGCCTGCCCGCCCATCGAGGCGTTCGCCTGA
- a CDS encoding peptide ABC transporter substrate-binding protein has translation MKRNKIALAGTALFAIGALALAGCASGGGNDSGDNGAGSADPDAIITTNGSEPENPLIPTNTNEVGGGKILDEIFAGLIYYDADGKPVNDVAEEITTEDPQHLTVKIKEGLKFTNGEEITADNFIKAWNYGAQAENAQLSGYFFEDIEGFINDPGDPNNPDDDIFGAQGDLAGLKQVDDYTFTIELNKPASDFALRLGYSAFYPLPDVAFEDIDAFGQNPIGNGPYKIDGDDAWQHDVQIDLVRNDDYEGGRKAANGGLSIIFYATQEAAYADLLSNEVDVIDAIPTNSLQVFTDELGDRAVNQPSAVFQSFTIGQFLPHFSGEEGQLRRQALSMAINREEITETIFSGTRTPAADFTSPVIDGWSDSVPGSEVLEYNPDEAKKLWAEADAISPWDGDFKIAYNADGGHDAWVDAVSNSIKNTLGIEASGDPYPTFQDLRTKINDRTITTAARSGWQADYPGLYNFLGPLYATGAGSNDGDYSNPEFDDLIKAGISNPDPAAQIEDFTKAQEVLFQDLPAIPLWYSNVTGGFGESVDNVTFGWNSVPLYYEITKAGE, from the coding sequence GTGAAGCGCAACAAGATCGCCCTTGCGGGCACCGCGCTGTTCGCGATCGGCGCCCTGGCGCTCGCGGGCTGCGCGAGTGGTGGCGGAAACGACTCGGGAGACAACGGCGCAGGGTCGGCCGACCCGGATGCCATCATCACCACGAACGGCTCCGAGCCGGAGAACCCGCTGATCCCGACCAACACCAACGAGGTCGGCGGCGGAAAGATCCTCGACGAGATCTTCGCGGGTCTCATCTACTACGACGCCGACGGCAAGCCGGTGAACGACGTCGCCGAGGAGATCACCACCGAGGACCCGCAGCACCTCACGGTCAAGATCAAGGAAGGCCTGAAGTTCACCAACGGTGAGGAGATCACCGCCGACAACTTCATCAAGGCGTGGAACTACGGGGCACAGGCCGAGAACGCCCAGCTCTCCGGCTACTTCTTCGAGGACATCGAGGGCTTCATCAATGACCCGGGCGACCCGAACAACCCCGATGACGACATCTTCGGCGCACAGGGCGACCTCGCCGGCCTGAAGCAGGTCGACGACTACACCTTCACGATCGAGCTCAACAAGCCGGCCTCCGACTTCGCTCTGCGTCTCGGCTACTCGGCGTTCTACCCGCTCCCTGACGTCGCGTTCGAGGACATCGACGCGTTCGGTCAGAACCCGATCGGCAACGGCCCGTACAAGATCGATGGCGACGACGCGTGGCAGCACGACGTGCAGATCGACCTCGTGCGCAACGACGACTACGAAGGCGGACGCAAGGCGGCCAACGGCGGTCTGTCGATCATCTTCTACGCCACGCAGGAGGCGGCGTACGCCGACCTGCTGTCGAACGAGGTCGACGTCATCGACGCGATCCCGACCAACTCGCTCCAGGTCTTCACCGATGAGCTCGGCGACCGTGCTGTGAACCAGCCCTCCGCCGTGTTCCAGTCCTTCACGATCGGACAGTTCCTCCCGCACTTCAGCGGCGAAGAGGGCCAGCTGCGCCGTCAGGCGCTGTCGATGGCGATCAACCGTGAAGAGATCACCGAGACGATCTTCTCGGGCACCCGTACCCCGGCAGCTGACTTCACGTCCCCGGTGATCGACGGCTGGTCCGACTCGGTTCCCGGCAGCGAGGTCCTCGAGTACAACCCCGACGAGGCGAAGAAGCTGTGGGCCGAGGCCGACGCCATCTCGCCGTGGGACGGCGATTTCAAGATCGCGTACAACGCCGATGGTGGACACGACGCCTGGGTCGATGCAGTGAGCAACAGCATCAAGAACACGCTGGGCATCGAAGCTTCCGGTGACCCGTACCCGACCTTCCAGGACCTTCGCACGAAGATCAACGACCGCACGATCACGACCGCTGCGCGTTCGGGATGGCAGGCGGACTACCCGGGTCTGTACAACTTCCTCGGCCCGCTCTACGCGACGGGTGCCGGATCCAACGACGGTGACTACTCGAACCCCGAGTTCGACGACCTCATCAAGGCCGGTATCAGCAACCCTGACCCGGCCGCGCAGATCGAGGACTTCACCAAGGCGCAGGAGGTCCTGTTCCAGGATCTGCCCGCGATCCCGCTGTGGTACTCCAACGTCACCGGTGGCTTCGGTGAGAGCGTCGACAACGTCACGTTCGGCTGGAACTCCGTGCCGCTCTACTACGAGATCACGAAGGCCGGCGAGTAA
- a CDS encoding ABC transporter permease, with protein MLGYILRRLLQVIPVFFGATLLIYFLVFAMPGDPILALFGDKTPSPAVVAQLREQYHLNEPFLVQYWYYITGVFQGDLGTTYSGRPVSTVLAATLPVTGRLAVMAIGIEFVLAIFIGTISALRKGKLFDNSSLIVALVAIAIPIFVVAFLAQYFLAIQLGWFKPTVGADNDWGGLWLPAIVLGFSLYAVSMRLMRSSVIDTLNQDWVRTAYSKGLSRNRVLPVHVLRNSLIPVITNSATNFGVLLVGATVTEGIFNVPGVGKTLFEAIQRGEGPTVVSFVTVFVILYVLVNLFIDLLYGLLDPRIRYV; from the coding sequence ATGCTCGGTTATATTCTGAGGCGTCTTCTGCAGGTGATCCCGGTCTTCTTCGGAGCCACCCTGCTCATTTACTTCCTGGTTTTCGCCATGCCTGGCGATCCGATCCTCGCCCTGTTCGGCGACAAGACTCCGAGCCCGGCGGTCGTCGCCCAGCTGCGTGAGCAGTACCACCTGAACGAGCCGTTCCTCGTGCAGTACTGGTACTACATCACCGGCGTCTTCCAGGGAGACCTCGGCACCACCTACTCAGGTCGTCCGGTCTCCACCGTGCTGGCCGCCACGCTGCCCGTCACCGGGCGCCTCGCCGTGATGGCGATCGGTATCGAGTTCGTGCTGGCGATCTTCATCGGCACGATCTCGGCGCTGCGCAAGGGCAAGCTGTTCGACAACTCGTCGCTCATCGTGGCTCTCGTTGCGATTGCGATCCCGATCTTCGTGGTCGCGTTCCTCGCGCAGTACTTCCTGGCGATCCAACTCGGGTGGTTCAAACCCACAGTGGGGGCGGACAACGACTGGGGCGGCCTCTGGCTGCCGGCGATCGTGCTCGGCTTCAGCCTGTACGCCGTGAGCATGCGCCTGATGCGCAGCTCGGTCATCGACACCCTGAACCAGGACTGGGTGCGCACCGCCTACAGCAAGGGTCTTTCGCGCAATCGTGTGCTTCCGGTGCACGTGCTGCGGAACTCTCTGATCCCGGTGATCACGAACTCCGCAACGAACTTCGGAGTGCTGCTCGTCGGCGCCACCGTCACGGAGGGCATCTTCAACGTGCCCGGTGTCGGCAAGACGCTGTTCGAGGCGATCCAGCGCGGCGAGGGACCGACAGTCGTCTCGTTCGTCACCGTGTTCGTCATCCTGTACGTCCTGGTGAATCTGTTCATCGACCTGCTCTACGGTCTGCTCGACCCGAGGATCCGCTATGTCTGA
- a CDS encoding ABC transporter permease, with protein sequence MSDPTTQKHYVAPVETESIAVDAVRIADKPSNLWRDAWADLRRRPLFWFSVVLALFFLIMALWPTLFTTTPPNSNCLLANSNGGPTEGHPLGFTFQGCDIYARIVWGAQTSLAVGLIATVISSLLGLIMGALAGFYGGWLDSVLSRVGDIFFAIPYILAAVVVMTVFRDSRSVWTLAFAIGGFAWASTARVVRAEILRVRQADFVMASQALGQSKFKILLNHVIPNAIAPLLVVSTLGLAAAIVAEATLSFLGVGLGSDVMSWGLDISKAQASLRVAPMALIYPSIALTLAVLAFVTLGELIRDALDPKARARR encoded by the coding sequence ATGTCTGACCCCACGACCCAGAAGCACTACGTCGCTCCGGTCGAGACCGAATCGATCGCCGTCGACGCCGTCCGCATCGCCGACAAGCCCAGCAACCTCTGGCGTGACGCGTGGGCTGACCTGCGCCGTCGTCCGTTGTTCTGGTTCTCCGTCGTCCTCGCCCTCTTCTTCCTGATCATGGCGCTCTGGCCGACTCTCTTCACCACGACACCGCCCAACTCGAACTGTCTGCTGGCGAACAGCAACGGGGGCCCGACCGAGGGTCATCCGCTGGGCTTCACATTCCAGGGCTGCGACATCTACGCGCGCATCGTCTGGGGAGCCCAGACCTCGCTCGCAGTGGGACTGATCGCGACGGTGATCTCGTCGCTCCTCGGCCTGATCATGGGAGCACTTGCGGGATTCTACGGCGGATGGCTCGACTCGGTGCTTTCGCGCGTCGGCGACATCTTCTTCGCGATTCCGTACATCCTGGCGGCCGTGGTCGTCATGACGGTGTTCCGTGACTCGCGTTCGGTGTGGACACTCGCGTTCGCGATCGGAGGCTTCGCCTGGGCATCGACGGCTCGTGTCGTGCGCGCTGAGATCCTCCGCGTGCGCCAGGCCGACTTCGTGATGGCCTCTCAGGCACTGGGACAGTCCAAGTTCAAGATCCTCTTGAACCACGTCATCCCGAATGCGATCGCTCCGCTGCTCGTCGTCTCGACGCTCGGGCTGGCGGCCGCGATCGTCGCGGAGGCGACCCTGTCGTTCCTCGGAGTCGGCCTCGGCAGCGACGTGATGTCGTGGGGCTTGGACATCAGCAAGGCGCAGGCCTCGCTGCGCGTCGCCCCGATGGCGCTCATCTATCCGTCGATCGCCCTCACCCTCGCGGTGCTGGCATTCGTCACCCTGGGCGAGCTCATCCGAGACGCCCTCGACCCGAAGGCGAGGGCACGCCGATGA
- a CDS encoding ABC transporter ATP-binding protein — protein sequence MSAHVTPQVPLLSVRDLTVAFRTQEGMREVLHGVSFDVMPGETVAIVGESGSGKSTTATAIVNLLPGTGKVTAGSVTLDGRELTTLTRREIEGVRGRDIGFVPQDPMSSLNPVWSIGFQVKEAIRANGIAQGRDAVKARTVEVLKQAGLADAERRLHQFPHQFSGGMRQRALIGIGLAADPKLLIADEPTSALDVTVQRVILDHMASLTRDKGTSVLLITHDLGLAAERAEKIIVMNGGSIVEAGPSRQILEDPQHPYTKRLVAAAPSVASKRIQAVVEDRGIETLEDLADIPPTVRVAGLTKDYRIRQGGFRSEAFRAVDDVNFEIPRGKTLALVGESGSGKSTVAKMVLKLEEPTSGTIEIDGQNVSKLSNAQAFGLRRRMQPVFQDPYGSLDPLRNIGSTIAEPMQIHGVGDRASQRERVEELLDQVSLPRVLATRYPNELSGGQRQRVAIARALALKPDILVLDEAVSALDVLVQDQVLQLLAELQSELGLTYLFITHDLAVVRVSSDLVCVMEKGKIVEQGTVDEIFANPQQEYTDRLLKAIPGASITLGGH from the coding sequence ATGAGCGCGCACGTCACTCCACAGGTCCCGTTGCTGAGCGTGCGCGACCTCACCGTCGCATTCCGGACCCAGGAAGGGATGCGAGAGGTCCTGCACGGGGTGAGCTTCGATGTGATGCCCGGCGAGACCGTGGCGATCGTCGGCGAGTCGGGTTCCGGCAAGTCGACGACGGCGACCGCGATCGTGAACCTGCTCCCTGGCACCGGAAAGGTCACGGCCGGATCCGTCACGCTCGACGGACGTGAGCTCACCACGCTCACCCGCCGCGAGATCGAAGGTGTTCGCGGGCGGGACATCGGTTTCGTCCCGCAGGATCCGATGTCGAGCCTCAACCCGGTGTGGAGCATCGGGTTCCAGGTGAAGGAGGCGATCCGTGCGAACGGCATCGCCCAGGGCCGTGATGCTGTCAAGGCACGTACGGTCGAGGTGCTGAAGCAGGCCGGTCTCGCCGACGCGGAGCGTCGTCTGCACCAGTTCCCGCATCAGTTCTCGGGCGGTATGCGTCAGCGGGCGCTGATCGGCATCGGACTGGCTGCCGACCCGAAGCTGCTGATCGCGGACGAGCCGACTTCGGCACTCGACGTGACGGTGCAGCGCGTGATCCTCGACCACATGGCGAGCCTCACACGCGACAAGGGCACGTCGGTGCTGCTGATCACGCACGATCTGGGACTCGCGGCCGAACGTGCCGAGAAGATCATCGTGATGAACGGCGGCAGCATCGTCGAAGCGGGGCCGAGCCGTCAGATCCTCGAGGACCCGCAGCATCCGTACACGAAGCGTCTCGTGGCCGCGGCCCCGAGCGTGGCATCGAAGCGCATCCAGGCGGTGGTGGAGGACCGGGGCATCGAGACGCTCGAGGACCTCGCCGATATCCCGCCGACCGTGCGGGTGGCCGGGTTGACGAAGGACTACAGGATCCGCCAGGGAGGCTTCCGCAGTGAAGCCTTCCGTGCGGTGGATGACGTGAACTTCGAGATCCCGCGGGGCAAGACCCTCGCGCTGGTGGGCGAGTCCGGTTCGGGCAAGTCCACGGTCGCGAAGATGGTGCTCAAGTTGGAGGAGCCGACGAGCGGAACCATCGAGATCGATGGTCAGAACGTGTCGAAGCTGTCGAACGCCCAGGCGTTCGGGCTACGGCGGCGCATGCAGCCCGTGTTCCAAGACCCGTACGGCTCGCTCGACCCGCTGCGCAACATCGGCAGCACGATCGCCGAGCCGATGCAGATCCACGGCGTGGGCGACCGCGCGTCGCAGCGCGAGCGGGTCGAGGAGCTGCTCGATCAGGTCTCGCTGCCCCGCGTGCTGGCGACGCGGTACCCGAACGAGCTGTCCGGCGGACAGCGTCAGCGCGTGGCGATCGCCCGTGCCCTGGCGCTGAAGCCCGACATCCTCGTGCTGGATGAAGCCGTGTCGGCGCTCGACGTGCTGGTGCAGGACCAGGTGCTGCAGCTGCTGGCAGAACTCCAGTCCGAACTCGGTCTGACGTATCTGTTCATCACCCACGACCTCGCGGTCGTGCGAGTGTCGAGCGACCTCGTCTGTGTGATGGAGAAGGGCAAGATCGTCGAGCAGGGAACCGTCGACGAGATCTTCGCCAACCCGCAGCAGGAGTACACGGATCGTCTGCTGAAGGCGATCCCCGGTGCATCGATCACCCTCGGTGGACACTGA
- a CDS encoding PH domain-containing protein: MTDSEHSEDARTYRASSGPAAIVLSGLLAIFLLGDTVLRGSWGQMLLIAPWVLLGLWIVYEISFVSAVRVDADGASVQNMLRRTSFGWSRVRDIDFRWQLVFSLDDGTDISCYGGPARSRPNRPSAGQDDARSKVPAGVRDLTEIRDRWESAVGADAPITRTWDGPALIALGVIVLWAVGAVLIATAG, encoded by the coding sequence GTGACGGACTCGGAACACTCTGAGGACGCGCGGACGTACCGCGCGTCCTCAGGACCGGCCGCGATCGTCTTGAGCGGCCTTCTGGCGATCTTCCTGCTCGGAGACACCGTTCTGCGCGGCAGCTGGGGTCAGATGCTCCTCATCGCGCCCTGGGTGCTGCTGGGCCTGTGGATCGTCTACGAGATCAGCTTCGTCTCGGCGGTGCGGGTCGATGCCGACGGCGCGTCGGTGCAGAACATGCTCCGCCGCACCTCCTTCGGCTGGAGTCGCGTGCGCGACATCGACTTCCGCTGGCAGCTGGTGTTCTCGCTCGACGACGGCACGGACATCAGCTGCTACGGCGGACCGGCGCGCTCGCGTCCCAACCGCCCCAGCGCGGGTCAGGACGATGCCCGGTCCAAGGTGCCTGCCGGAGTTCGCGACCTCACCGAGATCCGCGACCGGTGGGAATCCGCCGTCGGTGCGGACGCGCCGATCACGCGCACCTGGGACGGACCCGCGTTGATCGCCCTCGGAGTGATCGTGCTGTGGGCTGTCGGCGCGGTACTGATCGCCACCGCCGGCTGA
- a CDS encoding CPBP family intramembrane glutamic endopeptidase yields the protein MVTSLPADGALSTAPPSRARLWWEIAIVLALGLGQSAVYAIVQLAYRLTDETPLADQTATLNPSRSDREIFDLIYQILSIGFSLVPVVLVCFLLWQTSRPHLGRLGLDGTRRGRDAGHGILLVLAIGIPGLALYLVGRALGLFVAVNPTGLDAHWWTVPILLLAAARASLQEEFVVLGYLFARLKQLGWSPWTIIVATSVLRASYHLYQGPGAFIGNLAMGLLFGWLFQRSGRLLPFLVAHFLIDATVFVGYPWAAATWPALFGLPG from the coding sequence ATCGTGACCTCTCTCCCGGCTGACGGCGCCCTGTCCACCGCACCGCCCTCGCGTGCGCGGTTGTGGTGGGAGATCGCGATCGTGCTGGCGCTCGGCCTGGGTCAATCGGCCGTGTACGCGATCGTCCAGCTGGCCTACCGGCTGACCGATGAGACGCCGCTCGCGGACCAGACCGCGACGCTGAATCCCTCGCGCAGCGACCGGGAGATCTTCGACCTGATCTACCAGATCCTGTCGATCGGATTCTCGCTCGTGCCGGTCGTCCTCGTCTGCTTCCTGCTGTGGCAGACGTCTCGTCCTCACCTGGGACGCCTGGGGCTGGATGGGACCCGTAGGGGTCGAGATGCGGGCCATGGGATCTTGCTGGTGCTCGCGATCGGCATCCCCGGCCTCGCTCTCTACCTCGTCGGGCGCGCGCTCGGGCTGTTCGTGGCGGTGAACCCGACGGGTCTCGACGCGCACTGGTGGACGGTGCCGATCCTGCTGCTCGCGGCAGCCCGCGCCTCACTGCAGGAGGAGTTCGTCGTGCTCGGGTACCTGTTCGCCCGTCTGAAGCAGTTGGGCTGGAGCCCCTGGACGATCATCGTGGCGACCTCCGTGCTGCGCGCGAGCTACCACCTGTATCAGGGCCCAGGTGCATTCATCGGCAACCTCGCGATGGGGCTGCTGTTCGGTTGGCTCTTCCAGCGGAGCGGCAGACTCCTGCCATTCCTGGTGGCGCACTTCCTGATCGACGCGACCGTCTTCGTCGGCTACCCGTGGGCCGCGGCGACCTGGCCCGCGCTGTTCGGATTGCCCGGCTGA